A region from the Buchnera aphidicola (Pemphigus populi) genome encodes:
- the grpE gene encoding nucleotide exchange factor GrpE has translation MMDDKKSILKNEKKENNIKEACHSEQRKNLNQIDDENKINILNEKEKIIDLEKKILNIKNDITDIQLRGQAEIENIRKKSKNDITIIKNQQLEEFSKKILPIIDSLDEIFIIASKNKIQDTLMIQGIFLTLKSMLSIISKFGIKREGEKNKIFQPHLHQSILSKKSTNLKSNHIVSVIKHGYTLKNTVLRKAIVEISL, from the coding sequence ATGATGGACGATAAAAAATCAATACTAAAAAATGAAAAAAAAGAAAATAATATTAAAGAAGCATGTCATTCTGAACAAAGAAAAAATTTAAATCAAATAGATGATGAAAATAAAATAAATATACTTAATGAAAAAGAAAAAATAATAGATTTAGAAAAAAAAATACTGAACATTAAAAATGATATCACTGATATTCAACTACGAGGACAGGCGGAAATAGAAAATATAAGAAAAAAAAGTAAAAATGACATAACAATAATTAAAAACCAACAATTAGAGGAATTTTCAAAAAAAATACTCCCTATTATTGATTCTTTAGATGAAATATTTATAATAGCTTCTAAAAATAAAATTCAAGACACTCTTATGATACAAGGAATTTTTTTAACCTTAAAATCTATGTTAAGTATTATTTCAAAATTTGGAATCAAAAGAGAAGGGGAAAAAAACAAAATATTTCAACCACATTTACACCAATCTATATTAAGTAAAAAATCTACGAATCTAAAATCTAATCATATTGTTTCTGTCATTAAACATGGCTATACATTAAAAAATACCGTATTAAGAAAAGCTATAGTTGAAATATCTCTTTAA
- a CDS encoding peroxiredoxin C: MVLVTQKAPDFTAPAILHNGKIIENFNFKKYTSNKATILFFWPMDFTFVCPSEIIAFNQFYEEFKQRDVKIVGVSFDSVFVHNAWRNTPINKGGIGEIKYTMVSDLTRNIQKTYDIEHPHLGMALRASFLINKNGIICHQVINDLPFGRNIKEMLRMVDAMQFHEKNGSVCPAQWEKGQDSMEASPSGVSKYLSKNRNYLS, from the coding sequence ATGGTTTTAGTTACCCAAAAAGCACCTGATTTTACTGCTCCAGCAATTCTACATAACGGTAAAATTATCGAAAATTTTAATTTTAAAAAATACACTTCCAATAAAGCTACAATATTATTTTTTTGGCCCATGGATTTTACATTTGTATGTCCATCAGAAATTATAGCATTTAATCAATTTTACGAAGAATTTAAACAACGTGACGTAAAAATCGTTGGCGTATCATTTGATTCAGTATTTGTACATAACGCTTGGCGTAATACTCCAATAAACAAAGGTGGTATTGGAGAAATTAAATACACAATGGTTTCAGATTTAACAAGAAATATACAAAAAACATATGATATTGAACATCCCCATTTAGGTATGGCACTAAGAGCATCCTTTTTAATTAATAAAAACGGTATAATTTGCCATCAAGTAATTAATGATTTACCTTTCGGTAGAAATATAAAAGAAATGTTACGTATGGTTGATGCCATGCAATTTCATGAAAAAAACGGCTCAGTCTGTCCTGCTCAATGGGAAAAGGGTCAAGATTCTATGGAAGCTTCTCCTTCTGGAGTCTCTAAATACCTCAGTAAAAATAGAAATTATTTATCTTAA
- a CDS encoding DUF2076 domain-containing protein, with product MEQKEKILIEDLFNRLEDVEKKSSVRDVLAEKLIQELLVKQNNAPYYMTQIILVQEEAIKKLNERINQLESEILLTKDKEKKNSTTSFLSGLFGSNHSTSAPNNIKNTWGNSSGKQDYNSLPVNNIPSGNIGTNNSSGHISSFLGSALQTATGVAGGMIMGNMLMNLFQHKNSGEDLFNNVNDSSTANLDSHIDHQDVHGRYINHNNANFHENINDDDMVNDVDIDTDTDVSDDSNFI from the coding sequence ATGGAACAAAAAGAGAAAATTTTAATAGAAGATTTATTTAATAGATTAGAAGATGTAGAAAAAAAATCTTCTGTTCGCGATGTATTAGCTGAAAAATTAATTCAAGAATTGTTGGTGAAACAAAATAATGCGCCATATTACATGACTCAAATTATTTTGGTACAAGAAGAGGCGATTAAGAAACTTAATGAACGAATAAATCAATTAGAATCTGAAATATTATTAACAAAAGATAAAGAAAAAAAGAATAGTACTACTAGTTTTTTATCTGGTTTATTCGGTTCTAATCATTCTACATCTGCACCAAATAATATAAAAAATACTTGGGGAAATTCATCTGGAAAACAGGATTATAATTCTTTACCAGTTAATAATATACCGTCAGGGAACATAGGAACGAACAATAGTTCTGGACATATTAGCAGTTTTCTTGGAAGCGCTTTACAAACAGCAACTGGTGTTGCTGGTGGTATGATTATGGGTAATATGTTGATGAATCTTTTCCAACATAAAAATTCTGGAGAAGATTTATTTAATAATGTAAATGATTCTTCAACGGCTAATTTAGATTCTCATATAGATCATCAAGATGTTCATGGGCGTTATATTAACCACAACAATGCTAATTTTCATGAAAATATTAATGATGATGATATGGTAAATGATGTTGATATAGATACCGATACTGATGTATCAGATGATAGTAATTTTATTTAA